A single region of the Brienomyrus brachyistius isolate T26 chromosome 10, BBRACH_0.4, whole genome shotgun sequence genome encodes:
- the si:ch211-153b23.7 gene encoding uncharacterized protein si:ch211-153b23.7, with translation MDGSSSSSQSLSESDSPPLKNFQTQGPISPVHVKPPRNTEEAENALSGGEDQVTMITESMSVTSADEEKLLLLNRNTELRRINKELMKLNEDWDHMYRGTTTALQQRISDLEQECVAIKHLNSRLLLKVEHEQSKREYCERTLLQELKKNQHLQEYIRLLESRLHHSDVCRDWTRVALNGLDVAQPPDTECPPEPSQRLYQESGRSSPFLPGTSPVANTRAPAGKSALWREADRETATQKEMQNLKEQLEALRCQTQIYEADYKTEHKDRKRMLLENKKLRRKEAEMRQQMALLHEQLKVYEDDFRKERSDKQVLQRLLMKRSVPQDPILVHRCNSDHKPPAPLDRERPREKDRKGPGHCGKHCERHGHNAECLRNAGLQRHVEVQGSPFSEDYN, from the exons ATGGACGGAAGTTCTTCGTCTTCGCAATCTTTGTCAGAATCTGATTCTCCTCCTCTGAAGAACTTTCAGACTCAGGGTCCAATCTCGCCAGTTCATGTTAAACCCCCAAGGAACACAGA GGAAGCAGAAAATGCACTGTCGGGGGGGGAGGACCAGGTGACGATGATCACCGAGAGCATGTCGGTGACCTCGGCGGACGAAGAGAAGCTGCTGCTACTGAACAGGAACACGGAGCTGCGGAGAATCAACAAGGAG CTGATGAAGCTGAATGAGGACTGGGACCACATGTACCGAGGTACCACTACGGCGCTGCAGCAACGCATCAGTGACCTGGAGCAGGAATGCGTGGCAATCAAGCACCTCAACAGCAGGCTGCTGCTGAAAGTGGAGCATGAGCAG AGCAAGAGGGAGTACTgtgagcggacgctgctgcagGAGCTGAAGAAGAACCAGCATCTTCAGGAGTACATCCGGCTCCTGGAGAGTCGCCTGCATCACAGCGACGTGTGCAGGGACTGGACACGGGTGGCACTA AATGGCCTGGATGTGGCCCAGCCCCCAGACACAGAGTGCCCCCCCGAGCCCTCCCAAAGGCTGTACCAAGAGTCAGGCCGCAGTTCCCCATTCTTGCCAGGCACCTCCCCTGTCGCAAACACAAGGGCACCGGCGGGTAAGAGTGCCCTCTGGAGGGAGGCGGACAGGGAGACAGCCACTCAGAAGGAGATGCAGAACCTGAAAGAACAGCTGGAGGCCCTTCGCTGCCAG ACGCAAATCTACGAGGCCGACTACAAGACGGAGCACAAGGACCGCAAGCGCATGCTGCTGGAGAACAAGAAGCTGCGCAGGAAGGAGGCGGAGATGCGCCAGCAGATGGCACTGCTGCACGAGCAG CTGAAGGTGTATGAAGATGACTTCCGGAAGGAGCGCTCTGACAAACAGGTGCTGCAGCGCCTCTTAATGAAGAGATCTGTGCCCCAAGACCCCATCCTCGTCCACCGCTGCAACAGTGATCACAAGCCACCAGCACCATTAGACAGGGAGCGGCCTAGAGAGAAGGACAGGAAGGGGCCAGGCCACTGCGGCAAACACTGCGAGCGTCATGGGCACAATGCCGAATGCCTGCGCAATGCAGGCCTCCAGCGCCATGTAGAAGTGCAAGGATCCCCCTTCTCTGAAGACTACAACTGA